One Grus americana isolate bGruAme1 chromosome Z, bGruAme1.mat, whole genome shotgun sequence DNA window includes the following coding sequences:
- the EMC4 gene encoding ER membrane protein complex subunit 4: protein MAAAAVRGRRFKWSLELAAAPGGRPRGAAEGRGPLGFAERQLGEGGVHESDKILMEKRCWDVALAPLKQIPMNLFIMYMAGNTISIFPAMMVCMMGWRPLQALMSLSATLKALESSSRRALQGLVFLVGNGLGLALALYKCQAMGLLPTRPSDWLAFVAPPQRMEFTGGGLIL, encoded by the exons atggcggcggcggcggttcGGGGGCGGCGCTTCAAGTGGTCGTTGGAGCTGGCGGCGGCGCCGGGGGGGCG GCCCCGCGGAGCCGCCGAGGGCCGCGGGCCGCTGGGGTTCGCCGAGCGGCAGCTGGGGGAGGGCGGCGTCCACGAGAGCGACAAAATCCTCATGGAGAAG cgCTGCTGGGACGTGGCATTGGCGCCGCTGAAGCAAATCCCCATGAATCTGTTCATCATGTATATGGCTGGCAACACCATCTCTATCTTCCCTGCCATGATGGTGTGCATGATGGGCTGGCGCCCACTGCAGGCCCTCATGTCCCTCTCTGCCA CACTGAAGGCGCTGGAGAGTTCGAGCCGGCGGGCACTGCAGGGGCTGGTGTTCCTGGTGGGCAATGGACTAGGACTGGCGCTGGCCCTCTACAAGTGCCAggccatggggctgctgcccacCCGCCCTTCCGACTGGCTGGCCTTCGTTGCCCCCCCACAG